GGTAAAGGTTGGGAGCTATTTTGGAATAATAGATTTTCTTTCAAAGGCATTAACCCCATTAATGGGGTTAATGGGTCTAAGTGGAGAGATGGGAATAGTATGGGCAGCAGCTTTAATAACTAATATATATGGTGGGATACTAGTAATTTTGACCATGGCACAAAATAATACATTTACAGTAGCTGAAATAACAATAGTAGCTAGTTTAATTTTATTTGCTCATTCACTTCCAATAGAATTAAAGGTTATATCTGAAACAGGTGCAAAGCCTTGGAAAATCTTATGTATAAGAATGTCTTGCGCTGTAATAGGAGGAGTATGTTTAAATTTATTATTTAAATTTCTTAATATCTACCAAGAAACAGCAATTTTTAGATTTACAATGAAGAAACCAAATTCAGGAATTACAAGTTGGATATTAGGAGAATTAAAGAAATATATAACAATATTTATTATTATATTTACTCTTTTAGTGCTGATGGAAGGATTGAAGAAAATAGGTATTTTAGACTGGATAAATAATAAATTTTCCCCAATGATGACTTTTTTAGGAATTAATCCAGGATTATCTCTTACATGTATAGTTGGTTTGACTATGGGGGTTAGCTATGGGAGTGGTCTGATTATAAAAGAAGTGAAGGAAGGCTCTTATAGTAAAAGAGATCTATTTTTAGTTGCAATATTTATAAGTTT
The window above is part of the Fusobacterium sp. IOR10 genome. Proteins encoded here:
- a CDS encoding nucleoside recognition domain-containing protein; translated protein: MKLLNESLRISLKLLKIMLPISILVKVGSYFGIIDFLSKALTPLMGLMGLSGEMGIVWAAALITNIYGGILVILTMAQNNTFTVAEITIVASLILFAHSLPIELKVISETGAKPWKILCIRMSCAVIGGVCLNLLFKFLNIYQETAIFRFTMKKPNSGITSWILGELKKYITIFIIIFTLLVLMEGLKKIGILDWINNKFSPMMTFLGINPGLSLTCIVGLTMGVSYGSGLIIKEVKEGSYSKRDLFLVAIFISLCHALIEDTLLFIPLGAKMIGVFWGRIFFAVIFTLIFNKILPKDEIQK